A genomic window from Oryctolagus cuniculus chromosome 12, mOryCun1.1, whole genome shotgun sequence includes:
- the LOC108177031 gene encoding large ribosomal subunit protein eL39 produces the protein MSSHKTFRIKRFLAKKQKQNRPIPQWIRMKTGNKIRYNSKRRHWRRTKLGL, from the coding sequence ATGTCTTCTCACAAGACCTTCAGAATCAAGAGGTTCctggccaaaaaacaaaaacaaaaccgccCCATTCCGCAATGGATTCGGATGAAAACTGGTAATAAAATCAGGTATAACTCCAAGAGGAGACATTGGAGAAGAACCAAGCTGGGTCTATAA